The Maniola jurtina chromosome 21, ilManJurt1.1, whole genome shotgun sequence genome contains the following window.
ACATATAATTACAGAACTGTATCTGTATTACGTGCTTATTAGCTTGATAAGTttcgtttaacagattttgacaaaatttaatacagagattgcatcccggggaaggacataggccaAATTTGGTACCAGAAAATTAAAGTGAtctcaagggatttttaaaaacctaaatccacgcggatgaagtcgcgggcattatttaattataaataagcCGTTATAAGTAACCTATGTTGCTCAAAAGATTTAGAAGGTTATTGGCGTGGGCCAATAACCTTCTAAATCTATTGGAAATATTTATTGCACGTGgaaaaaatgaataatattacttttattaccTATGTCCAACATTCTTGACAAAAAATCCTCATGAATGCTGAAATCCAGAGCCTTAAAGTAAGATAAAAAGGATACCCATATGAATGAAATTCGCGATGAACCATTTCGTCTCCTATCTTGAATAACTGACTCCTGAACcaatttttgaatttcatcaaaataaaacaattattgtacctaaattgaatttaaaaaaatgtgttttgttCCAGTGCCAAAGTGAACAAAGGCGTAGGAATTGAGAACTGCCACTATCTGAACGATGGACTGTGGCAGATGAAGCCAGTGAAGTGAAGAGCAGGAGTCTAGAGATACGcttattttctaaaattattataagtttcttttttaatgtaacgATGTAACTGATaaattaaaaggtttttttctaagatttatgttttatttaccccatttaactttttaacccctgacccaaaaagaggggtgttataagtttgaagtgtatatctgtgtatcttgtatctgtgtagctgtctgtggtatcgtagctcctaaactaatgaaccgattttaatttagtttttcttagctataatttaagaaaatcggttcagccgcttgaaagttgtcagctattttctagttactgtagccttcacttgtcgggggtgttctaaatttttaatttacacttgtatgagtCTGTGGTTTCGAGCACAGAtaactattttataaactacgagagacttcgtctgcgatggtgcttgctggcgcgcgtgctgtgcttgtttggagtgttttttttttgttaagagtggctggtttttgtgttagttggtgttttttggtggtggaactgactgggaagcgctctaaaggggcgccgcgcgtatgtcggcgggcgccggcgcagacggagtccatactaacttgtataaattcaataacttgaaaatattacaaacttgacattggctaatcagagtaaagccagatttaaagaaaaaaaaaatatataaactatGAATTTTAATCATTCAAATATCTTTTGGATTACACTATTTGCCAAAAAGACTACAAAAATGTTAGTCAGACATTAATTAGACCATTAGACGTGTTACTTAACTCGATTTAATACTCGTATCACGTTATATGTTTACGATTTAGATAAAAAATTGTAGGgttgatattatgtaaaatacgCGCGAAGTTTAAATTTTTCGCGCTTTAACGTTCCATTTCAATATGTCACAATGTCAACATAAATGTATTTTGTAGGAAACTTACTTTTTCAATGTTAATTAACCTATCATTTGAGTAATTACTTAATTAGGTACCAGGCACATaaacttaaattcattttatgcAACGGgtcattttattcattttataccaaccaaaaaaatatttattttcaagtttGACAGTTACGGTGAAATGGGAGTTGAAAAAGAAAACGGAACgtatgtttttgtaaaaatggcgACAGCACTTGTTAGTTCGTCTCGTCAgggtaaataattattttttaaacgcaAAAAGGCCCAAAATAATTTCATGATTACCTAAATTGTCTGCTTGGTAACGTATAATTAAACTgtgaataatttttaaactttaacatTCGTAAAACACTTGTTCTGTAGTGACGTTGACCATCAGCTGTTCGAATTAATTTTCGAAAATTAAGAGTTTTTTGTGAAATTAATTCAGAAAATTACTAAAAATACTCATTTGCTTACTATAAATGCCAAATAAGTGGATTGTTAAAAGTTTCCATTACGCAATGTTATTTTCAAATATAGAAGTTCAAAGTTCATTTAACCTCATCAATTGTTTTGGTTGGAAACTTGTTATCGAAAAGTGAAGAAAGGTGAATTATTTTCCAGTAGGGAGGCTAACAAATGCTGCTAGAAGACTTTATTCTGATGTTTATCCAAAGATAACCACTCATTATACAATTCATCCTCGAGATAAAGATCCAAGATGGAAAGGTAAGTGATAGTTTCAAAACTACatgttaatattatgaaattgGTATCAGCTCAATGTttactttgataataatttggcACATATTTATCGTTCGTTTATCTTACATAGTATAACATACACCAAGGCATATGAAACTAATtcttattaattaggtacttgcttaaaaattgaaagttaaaaaaattagacaatATGGAATTGTAAACAGTATACAGAAATTTGGCTGTTGTatactatttagtatttatagaTAAACTAGCAGCAGGTCTATTAGTTTACTAGCTCATAGCTTCGCTCACATGGATattctgaaaatcttttcttaatgTTTTTAATGGAGGTTTCGAGTTACTTGACCAGCTCAgctggttttaagttataaattgataagtcagtcagcttttcctcttataaatatacattaatagTTGATACACTAgactttgttttaaaaaaaaatgagatttaggtttttggaaatcccttgggaaatttttgattttccaggataaaaagtagcctatgtcactctccaggtctttcacgacaaaccaacaaacaaatacagtcttgcatttataatatggctgGTGATTTTAATTTTCAGATGTAAACATGGAGCGTGTGGCGGAGGAAACAGATATCCTCATCATAGGAGGAGGTCCAGCGGGCATGGCCGCTGCCATCAGAGCACGTCAAATTGCAGAGGAAAAGGGGGCTGTATGTATTCTTATCATCACTTATTTTCTGCATGAATTATTATATGCAAGTCCACCTAGACCTAGCCCAAATAGACACAATGACAACCCAAAATAGAACAACTTGGAATAATATGGTTGGGAGAGCCGACCCCAATTAACATGGGAAAAGGCTAggtctatatatatatatattatttatatgcaAGTCTCTATtaacggcccgttcacacatgggagtccgttttactggtacgtttttaacggatacgtcataaatttatgctctGTTCACATATAGGCACCttataacgttcaacggatccgtcattactggatgcgatgtgtgaacagaaaactcgcactataccgccgctattctacaaggatggatctatccgttaaaattctacgtatccgtatacTATTTCCGTTCCGTCCGaccagtattcgatgacaaaacggaatgtaatttttttacggaacgatattttttactgtatacagaatactgtgccatgtgtgaagtcgctcatacaactacatacgccatcgacgaaaaaaaacgtacacgataaaacggaacagtaaaacggagacatgtgtgaaccggtCGTTACATTCAATATCTGTATGTATAAAGAAAGAAACTAAGTGACTGTTACatgttaaataaatgaaaagtcaaacaaataaaaagattAACTTTTTTCAGGAATTACGAGTAACACTTTTAGAAAAAGCAGCAGAAGCTGGTGGCCACATACTTTCCGGTGCCTGTGTAGACCCAATAGCTTTGAACGAGCTAATACCCGACTGGCAGGAGAAAGGTGCTCCTATGAACACACCGGTCACTTCCGATAAGTTTGGACTTTTGACTACCAGTGGAAGGATACCTATACCTGTTTTTCGCGGTAAGATTTCtcaacttgaataaaaataacaagaacaaattgaataaaaataatttgaattttgaattttgaactgtAAACTCATAATTTTGCCTCAATAgcttaacggttgaggagcagactgaattacgaaaggtcggcggttcaaaccccacctgttgcactattgtcgtacccactcctggcacaagctttacctaccctaaattggaggggaaaggggagtattagtcatgattatcatggctaatattccctaaaaaaaaacaaaaaaaaaccacaatctcttaattaaacttaagggacaataataataataaacaatccACATTAATATCATCGATCAGCGATCTTGATAAATTTAGGGATAGAGATCCCTCCTGGAagatacataaaatatttttgatctGAGGAATATAATAAATTCTACAGAGATGTTAAAACCTTTTACACAAACTCCCAGCTAAAAGCTAGTATGTAATATCATCACTTATTTTTCAGGGCTGCCAAATTACAATCATGGTAACTACGTTGTGAGGTTGGGACACTTGGTGAGGTGGATGTCGGAACAAGCCGAGGCAGTTGGTGCTGAGGTGAGTTTGAAATGATTTCTTGATTTCTGATATATGAAACCAGGGACTGAGTTACcagtattttttttgtcattaCTAAAGTACCATTATCTTAACGTTAAAAAGTAGAGACAAAAATAATGATACTTTTAAATCCAttcaaagagcaaccgctgagtttcttgctggttcttctcggtaggaaaggcattccgaaccagtggtagatgcttttgacgattcaaaagaacttgtaaaagtctaattgaataaaaatattttgaattttgaattaacATTATCGAGCTAACGCACTTACCGTTAAGtaacgataaaaatataatgttaaatCATACCAGTAACAATAACCACTACCAGTAACAGTACCAGTAACAGTAACAGTAGTAATGGTAAATCATATCAGTACCAGTTCTATTAACGTAAAATAACGAAATGTGTATAGCTTTAACGTTAATTAAGTAATGGTAACCTCTGGTTAACAGTATGAAATTTCTTATACCAGGTGTGGCCAGGATGCGCGGGTGCGGAGCTTTTGTACCGGGATGACGGTTCCCTCAAAGGAGTAGCGACTGGTGACGTGGGTATTGCCAAGGACGGAAGCCCTAAGGATATGTTTGAACGGGGCATGGAGTTCCATTCCAAGATCACCATATTGACTGAAGGTCAGTGGATTTATTAGCTTTTAGACTTGAACTGGAGTTGCCTCTTCTGTCctagataataaattatatcagttaTTGCATTGCTgttatatccatacttaatattataaatgcgaaagtgtgtctgtctgtctgctacgttttcacggcccaaccgctgaaccaattttaatgaaaggtacagacttggggtaaatcccggggaaggacataggctactttttatcccggaaaattgaagagttcgtACAGGATTTAAGAAAAgaaatacacgcgggcgaagccgcgggcatcctctagttcttgAATAATCGTGTGATATTATGTGTTGGTGGTGCTTGCTTTTCCTGTTTTTTTAGAAGTGGGGTGGGGCGATGCATATCACATACTTCACGTAGATTTGTCTGATTGGATGGATTAGCTTGGGGTTgcaatttaaacaattttttgatCAAAATGAGAGGTTGTTTTGTATTACAATATTTGAATGCTATTTAAATGGTTTTGCGCTTCCTACTAGGTTctcttaattaatttattatgaagCACAATTTCTTTCATTTCTAGGATGCCACGGACACTTAACAAAAATGGTATCCAATAAGTTTAATCTTAGAGAGAAAAGTGAACCACAATCTTATGGCATTGGATTGAAAGAACTTTGGGAAATTAAACCAGAGGTAAGTTTACGGTATATAATTGTGCATTTGTGTgtatattcaatattatttatttatttttatttattttacatttaattgaaaaagcagtgccacttacactaactagatgattaatgataaattattatacaaacacAAAAGAGACAAAATTCTCCCCTAAGGTTCTGAAATATTCTATTAGTTGTTTTGATTAATGTTGCATTATGCTGTCTTAGTAAACTCAAATACTAAACCAGGatctaaaagaaaatattttttttgacccCCTATTAATACAAGGAAGCTAGCCACTAAGACACTTTGTTTTTTCCAACATTCTAGGATACATATTATAGAAGctggcgttattttgcggaagtccatgatatacaaggaaccaacgaaatctgtatggtaagcagcaccacacaaattccaacacaactccaatttgtgtggtgctgcgtaccatacagatttcgttggtttggcggattatagcaaattaagattttggttccttgtatattctAGGATACTCCCTAACTTGCTAGAAAGTTCGATTATTTCTATGTTAAGATATTAAAAACGCAGACCATTCCACATTTAGGGTATAGTATTAATTGTTTTGATATTTCTGCAGAACCATAAGCCTGGACTGGTAGAGCACACAATAGGCTGGCCCCTAGACAGGACCACATATGGGGGCTCCTTCATATACCACCTCAAAGTGGAAGAGGGTGAAGCTCCCTTAGTCGCGGTCGGTTTTGTGGTGGGCTTGGACTATGCGAACCCCTACCTCAGCCCCTTCAGAGAGTTCCAGAAGTTTAAGACTCACCCCTATGTCAAACCTATGTTTGAAGGTAAGATTGCATGCCTTTAATAGCAATCTGCATGCCTTTTATAGCGATCTTCATGCATTTTATAGCAGATCTttatatctgcatgccttttatGGCGATCTGTGTCTTTAATAGCGATCTGCATGCCCTTTATAGCGATCTTCATGCATTTTATAGCAAATCTttatatctgcatgccttttatAGCGATCTGCATGCCTTTAATAGCGATTTGCATGCCTTTTATATCGATCTTCATGCATTTTATAGCAGATCTTTATATCTACATGCCttttatagctatctgcatgcctttcataGCGATCTTCATGCCTTTTATAGCAGATCTTTATAATGTCCTATACTCTATGAAATtcaaccaatatttttttttggacttcAGGTGGTACTCGCATAGCATATGGAGCCAGGGCGCTAGTAGAGGGTGGGTGGCAGTGCCTGCCTGTGCCGGTGTTCCCTGGCGGCTGCCTGGCGGGGGACACTGCTGGGTTCCTCAACGTGCCGCGGATCAAGGGCACCCACAACGCCATGAAGAGCGGTAAGTTgtattgaaaatgaaaatgaaaatcaaaaaatgtttatttaccaaatacagtcttgtacaatttttctgtgtctggtggtacccacactaggtagtcctgtatcgtgggtaccaAATACGCATTAAACAATGTGCCGTTTACAATTCTTATTTGACACTCGgttaattaatttaggtataactattctaaagattaaaaaataaaaatgaaaatcaagtcgattggttgcttagttagggcgtgaaggaaggacagacaaacaaacacactttcgcatgtataatattagtatagatggattATTTTTCGTCGTCAGGTATGTTGGCGGCCGAGACCGCGGTAGACATGGTGCTGTCGGGCGAGGCGACGCACGAGAAGGGAGCCACGCCCACCGCGTACGAAGACAAACTCAGAGAATCATACGTTTACAAGGAACTGAAGGTAATATTGTTTTTGAAATTGTTGGTGAAAATGTATGTACTTATTTCGTCCGGTACCACCCAagtccgtccggtagtttttgcgtgaaagagtaacaaacagcCATACATGTAcgaactttcgcgtttataatattagtcggATATCATTGAGTTTACCGTTTAATATTGCAGCAAGTCCGGAACTGCCGGCCGTCGTTCCACACGTCGCTCGGCTTGTATGGAGGCGTGGCGTATTCGGCGTTCTCTACGCTCATGCGCGGGAAGGAACCTTGGACCTTGAGCCATGGCGGTAACGTATCTTATTTTTAGacgaacgctaaatcgcttggttacacggctttgccagtaaagtggcaactagccacggccgaagcctcacaTCTGACCAGACCAtggacaatttagaaattataaattccctaATTGACCCTGCCAGGAGTtaaacctgggacctcccacttagtCCACAGTGCGCCACGGAGTTCGTCACAGATTCATATATCTGTTAAATAAATCTGTTTCTTTTAAATTCTAAGTAAAGTTTGAGCAAAAGTCCAAGTAC
Protein-coding sequences here:
- the LOC123876412 gene encoding electron transfer flavoprotein-ubiquinone oxidoreductase, mitochondrial, with protein sequence MGVEKENGTYVFVKMATALVSSSRQVGRLTNAARRLYSDVYPKITTHYTIHPRDKDPRWKDVNMERVAEETDILIIGGGPAGMAAAIRARQIAEEKGAELRVTLLEKAAEAGGHILSGACVDPIALNELIPDWQEKGAPMNTPVTSDKFGLLTTSGRIPIPVFRGLPNYNHGNYVVRLGHLVRWMSEQAEAVGAEVWPGCAGAELLYRDDGSLKGVATGDVGIAKDGSPKDMFERGMEFHSKITILTEGCHGHLTKMVSNKFNLREKSEPQSYGIGLKELWEIKPENHKPGLVEHTIGWPLDRTTYGGSFIYHLKVEEGEAPLVAVGFVVGLDYANPYLSPFREFQKFKTHPYVKPMFEGGTRIAYGARALVEGGWQCLPVPVFPGGCLAGDTAGFLNVPRIKGTHNAMKSGMLAAETAVDMVLSGEATHEKGATPTAYEDKLRESYVYKELKQVRNCRPSFHTSLGLYGGVAYSAFSTLMRGKEPWTLSHGGADHARLKPAKECQPIEYPKPDGVVTFDLLSSVALTGTNHEADQPAHLTLKDDTVPVKRNLAVFDGPEARFCPAGVYEFVPLETGEGQRLQINAQNCIHCKTCDIKDPSQNINWVVPEGGGGPAYNGM